A DNA window from Amycolatopsis sp. DSM 110486 contains the following coding sequences:
- a CDS encoding APC family permease encodes MSSPTRSGGSGTADLPRTGLERKIGPLQATAINMTQMCGIGPFVTIPAMVATMGGPQAMFGWIIGAIIALADGLVWAELGAALPGAGGTYIYLREAFQYRTGRLMPFLFAWSAVLFIPLIMSTGIIGLVQYLGYLIPGVVDDGGVTPLGKIIGIVIIAVIVLALFRRIGQISKLTTVLFVIMLFAVLTVIVAAFSHFSGGQAFAFTPGAFGSGGAFWGGLGAGLVIAIYDYLGYNTSAYLGGEVRNPGRTIPRSIIFSILGIMALYFLLQVGVLGSIPLDELKNATSVASTVLEQAWGTVTAKVITVFIIIAAIGSVFAGLLGGSRVPFEAARDKVFLPVFAKLHPKLNLPTAGVLTMGVITAIGSLFTLTDVINAAVTVLVIIQSLAQVAAIWVLRRRQPALKRPYRQFLYPIPTIIALAGWVYIYISATTLSIILSVAWIVLGVVAFLIYAAAEKTWPFGPKEIREEFVLAQQQQPTEEGLEA; translated from the coding sequence GTGAGCTCACCCACCCGTTCGGGGGGTTCCGGAACGGCGGATCTTCCACGGACCGGTCTCGAACGCAAGATCGGGCCGCTGCAGGCGACCGCGATCAACATGACGCAGATGTGCGGGATCGGCCCGTTCGTGACCATCCCGGCGATGGTCGCCACGATGGGTGGCCCGCAGGCGATGTTCGGCTGGATCATCGGCGCCATCATCGCGTTGGCCGACGGCCTAGTGTGGGCCGAGCTCGGCGCGGCGCTGCCCGGCGCCGGCGGCACCTACATCTACCTCCGCGAAGCTTTCCAGTACCGCACCGGGCGGCTGATGCCGTTCCTGTTCGCCTGGAGCGCCGTGCTGTTCATCCCGCTGATCATGTCCACGGGCATCATCGGCCTGGTCCAGTACCTCGGGTACCTCATCCCGGGCGTGGTCGACGACGGCGGCGTGACACCGCTCGGCAAGATCATCGGCATCGTGATCATCGCCGTGATCGTGCTGGCGCTGTTCCGGCGCATCGGCCAGATCAGCAAGCTCACCACCGTGCTGTTCGTGATCATGCTGTTCGCCGTGCTGACCGTGATCGTCGCGGCCTTCTCACACTTCAGCGGCGGCCAGGCGTTCGCCTTCACGCCCGGCGCGTTCGGCTCGGGCGGCGCGTTCTGGGGCGGCCTCGGCGCGGGCCTCGTGATCGCCATCTACGACTACCTCGGCTACAACACCAGCGCCTACCTCGGCGGTGAGGTCCGCAACCCGGGCCGCACGATCCCGCGGTCGATCATCTTCTCGATCCTCGGCATCATGGCGCTCTACTTCCTGCTGCAGGTCGGCGTGCTCGGCTCGATCCCGCTCGACGAGCTGAAGAACGCCACGTCGGTCGCCTCCACCGTGCTGGAGCAGGCGTGGGGCACGGTCACCGCGAAGGTGATCACCGTCTTCATCATCATCGCGGCCATCGGGTCGGTCTTCGCGGGCCTGCTCGGCGGCTCGCGCGTGCCGTTCGAAGCCGCGCGCGACAAGGTGTTCCTGCCGGTGTTCGCCAAGCTGCACCCGAAGCTGAACCTGCCCACCGCCGGCGTGCTGACGATGGGCGTGATCACCGCGATCGGTTCGCTGTTCACGCTGACCGACGTGATCAACGCTGCCGTGACCGTGCTCGTGATCATCCAGTCGCTGGCGCAGGTCGCCGCGATCTGGGTGCTGCGCCGGCGCCAGCCCGCGCTGAAGCGGCCGTACCGCCAGTTCCTCTACCCGATCCCGACGATCATCGCGCTCGCCGGCTGGGTGTACATCTACATCTCCGCCACGACGCTCTCGATCATCCTCTCGGTGGCGTGGATCGTGCTCGGCGTCGTCGCGTTCTTGATCTACGCGGCGGCGGAGAAGACGTGGCCGTTCGGCCCGAAGGAGATCCGCGAGGAGTTCGTCCTCGCGCAGCAGCAGCAGCCGACCGAAGAGGGGCTTGAGGCATGA
- a CDS encoding glycoside hydrolase family 2 TIM barrel-domain containing protein — translation MRKPLVAGIAAAAALILVPGVVSATASAQAPAASPQHHAPREQGLSTIGTSGWQVLTTASVKDGGDRVSQPGYATKGWLPVKSDDAGAPGTEINALVQNGKCPDVFYSDNMRKCFGYVDKLGPVTTKPFADPWWYRTDFDPGFAKGKNGELTIPGIVGEGDVWVNGTLVAGKDVVSGAFAGHTFDVTKLLKPGKNTLAIKVYPNNPLTMYTLDQVDWGQIPPDNNTGIQYPPTLQLSDALTGDNAHVVQDNAADLSTSSLTVKVDVTNNADSAQTGDVTATVNPPSGAPIVVKQSVKVPAHAKQTVTFTPAKFAALKIRKPQVWWPYSMGAQPLYTLDTSVAQGGVVSTSSSDTFGIRTVTSKLVGKSAPLPQGSRLFAVNGKDFVFRGGGFAPDLFLRYDKADTAHQIALIKNMGLSGVRLEGHDMPQDFYDQADRAGLLVIGGFLCCDAWQPEDASKLTDRDYRIMHDSAYSIAQRERNHPSVFNYGWSDNEPVARQESETLNAFKEADFQVPVIASAEYKSTPTLGVSGEKEGPYDWVPPAYWYDTSHFDSGDSSRTNAGGSWGFASEQSAGHTVPTLDSIKRFLSPEEQAKLWQDPAYNQYHANFEPDHGGYAFGTLYTLDNSITQRYGKWDSLESYVESAQVANYENTRSQFESFIAHSTDKDNPSTGVVYWQLNKGWPTLLWSLYNDDGDQPGAFFGAKKANEPLHAIYGYDNGSVTVANLGGGTQADVSVQAKVYDTAGKVLDDQTAKNVSLNSQGVVTGLLKPKVPAETKAPAKAQVYFVELQVTQGGKVVDRNVYWLSTQKDVVDWNKTLGEPQATLSQYSDMSALRDLPKAQIGVESSTKHMAGPDGADTATTVTVTNTSKTPSVGFFLRADVRRGSVSGGVASGDSQLAAATWDDNDITLWPGESQTLTVTYRSADLHGAPAVISVDGFNTGSVVVPAARGYGHHGGHAVRPPAIEGTRE, via the coding sequence ATGAGGAAACCGCTCGTCGCCGGGATCGCGGCGGCCGCCGCGCTGATCCTGGTCCCCGGGGTGGTGAGCGCGACGGCGTCGGCCCAGGCGCCCGCCGCGTCGCCCCAGCACCACGCTCCGCGTGAGCAGGGGCTGTCCACGATCGGCACCTCCGGCTGGCAGGTGCTCACCACCGCGAGCGTGAAGGACGGCGGTGACCGCGTCTCGCAGCCCGGGTACGCCACGAAGGGCTGGTTGCCGGTCAAGTCCGACGACGCGGGCGCGCCGGGCACCGAGATCAACGCGTTGGTGCAGAACGGCAAGTGCCCCGACGTCTTCTACTCCGACAACATGCGCAAGTGCTTCGGGTACGTCGACAAGCTCGGCCCCGTGACCACGAAGCCGTTCGCCGACCCGTGGTGGTACCGCACGGACTTCGACCCCGGTTTCGCCAAGGGCAAGAACGGCGAGCTCACGATCCCGGGCATCGTCGGCGAGGGCGACGTGTGGGTCAACGGCACGCTGGTGGCGGGCAAGGACGTGGTGAGTGGCGCGTTCGCCGGCCACACCTTCGACGTGACCAAGCTGCTGAAGCCGGGCAAGAACACGCTGGCGATCAAGGTCTATCCGAACAACCCGCTCACGATGTACACGCTCGACCAGGTCGACTGGGGCCAGATCCCGCCGGACAACAACACCGGCATCCAGTACCCGCCCACGCTGCAGCTGTCCGACGCGCTCACCGGCGACAACGCCCACGTGGTGCAGGACAACGCCGCCGACCTGTCCACCTCCTCGCTGACGGTGAAGGTCGACGTCACCAACAACGCCGACTCGGCGCAGACCGGTGACGTCACGGCCACGGTGAACCCGCCGTCGGGCGCGCCGATCGTGGTCAAGCAGAGCGTGAAGGTCCCGGCACACGCCAAGCAGACGGTGACGTTCACGCCGGCGAAGTTCGCCGCGCTGAAGATCCGCAAGCCGCAGGTGTGGTGGCCGTACTCGATGGGCGCGCAGCCGCTGTACACCTTGGACACCTCGGTGGCCCAGGGCGGCGTCGTGTCCACGTCCTCTTCGGACACTTTCGGCATCCGCACGGTGACCTCGAAGCTCGTCGGCAAATCGGCGCCGCTGCCGCAGGGCTCGCGGCTGTTCGCCGTGAACGGCAAGGACTTCGTGTTCCGCGGCGGCGGTTTCGCCCCGGACCTGTTCCTGCGCTACGACAAGGCCGACACCGCGCACCAGATCGCGCTGATCAAGAACATGGGTCTGTCCGGCGTGCGGCTCGAGGGCCACGACATGCCGCAGGACTTCTACGACCAGGCCGACCGCGCGGGCCTGCTGGTGATCGGCGGCTTCCTGTGCTGCGACGCGTGGCAGCCCGAGGACGCCTCGAAGCTCACCGACCGCGACTACCGGATCATGCACGACTCCGCGTACTCGATCGCGCAGCGCGAGCGCAACCACCCCAGCGTGTTCAACTACGGCTGGAGCGACAACGAACCCGTCGCACGTCAGGAGTCCGAGACGCTGAATGCGTTCAAGGAAGCCGATTTCCAGGTGCCGGTGATCGCCTCGGCGGAGTACAAGAGCACCCCGACGCTCGGTGTCTCCGGTGAGAAGGAAGGCCCGTACGACTGGGTCCCGCCGGCCTACTGGTACGACACGTCGCACTTCGACTCCGGTGACTCCAGCCGCACCAACGCCGGTGGCTCGTGGGGCTTCGCGAGCGAGCAGAGCGCCGGGCACACCGTGCCCACTTTGGACTCCATCAAGCGGTTCCTCTCGCCCGAGGAGCAGGCGAAGCTGTGGCAGGACCCGGCGTACAACCAGTACCACGCGAACTTCGAGCCCGACCACGGCGGTTACGCCTTCGGCACGCTGTACACGTTGGACAACTCCATCACCCAGCGCTACGGCAAGTGGGACTCGCTGGAGTCCTATGTGGAGTCCGCGCAGGTCGCGAACTACGAGAACACCCGTTCGCAGTTCGAGTCCTTCATCGCGCACTCGACCGACAAGGACAACCCGTCGACCGGTGTCGTGTACTGGCAGCTGAACAAGGGCTGGCCGACGCTGCTGTGGTCGCTCTACAACGACGACGGTGACCAGCCGGGCGCGTTCTTCGGGGCCAAGAAGGCCAACGAACCGCTGCACGCGATCTACGGGTACGACAACGGTTCCGTGACCGTGGCCAACCTCGGCGGCGGCACGCAGGCGGACGTTTCGGTGCAGGCCAAGGTCTACGACACGGCGGGCAAGGTGCTCGACGACCAGACGGCGAAGAACGTGTCGCTGAACTCGCAGGGCGTCGTCACCGGTCTGCTCAAGCCGAAGGTGCCGGCCGAGACGAAGGCGCCGGCCAAGGCGCAGGTGTACTTCGTGGAGCTGCAGGTGACCCAGGGCGGGAAGGTCGTGGACCGCAACGTCTACTGGCTCTCCACGCAGAAGGACGTCGTCGACTGGAACAAGACCCTGGGCGAGCCGCAGGCCACGCTCAGCCAGTACAGCGACATGTCCGCGCTGCGCGACCTGCCGAAGGCGCAGATCGGCGTCGAGAGCTCGACGAAGCACATGGCGGGTCCGGACGGGGCCGACACGGCGACCACGGTGACGGTGACCAACACGTCGAAGACGCCGTCCGTCGGGTTCTTCCTGCGCGCCGACGTCCGCCGCGGCAGCGTTTCCGGTGGCGTGGCGTCCGGTGACAGCCAGCTCGCCGCGGCGACGTGGGACGACAACGACATCACGCTGTGGCCCGGCGAGTCGCAGACGCTGACGGTGACCTACCGCTCCGCCGACCTGCACGGCGCTCCCGCCGTGATCAGCGTCGACGGGTTCAACACCGGCAGCGTGGTCGTGCCCGCCGCCCGCGGTTACGGCCACCACGGTGGCCACGCGGTCCGCCCGCCGGCGATCGAGGGGACTCGCGAGTGA
- a CDS encoding ROK family protein, whose protein sequence is MILGIDFGGTKVALGLADDAGTLLATRRLDTDAEAGAEQVVTRALAGAKALVADEGARVDSVGVVSPGIVLEDRILLAPNVPGWEQLHLRSLVAAEFGGIPIATGTDAKAAALAEWEFGTLAGADPAVFLSLGTGIAAAVLIGGVVLSGANGAAGEIGYNLLAPQDTDGFASGSAPLEEAVGGRGLGRRAAELLGRPVTAASLFALARENTQAKELVTSALDELSMHVANLAIAFDPSRIAVGGGLVRSADVLLPALRDRLAGAVPFPPELVAARFDQDASLLGAVALAMRLGTGG, encoded by the coding sequence GTGATCCTGGGTATCGACTTCGGCGGCACGAAAGTGGCGCTGGGGCTCGCCGACGACGCCGGAACCCTGCTGGCCACGCGTCGGCTGGACACCGACGCCGAGGCGGGGGCCGAGCAGGTGGTGACGCGCGCCCTCGCCGGGGCCAAGGCCCTGGTGGCGGACGAGGGCGCGCGCGTCGACTCGGTCGGTGTCGTCAGCCCCGGGATCGTCCTCGAGGACCGGATCCTGCTCGCGCCCAACGTGCCCGGGTGGGAACAGCTGCACCTGCGCTCGCTGGTCGCGGCCGAGTTCGGCGGCATCCCCATCGCCACCGGCACGGACGCCAAGGCGGCCGCCCTGGCGGAATGGGAGTTCGGCACCCTCGCCGGCGCCGACCCGGCGGTCTTCCTGTCCCTCGGCACCGGCATCGCCGCCGCGGTCCTCATCGGCGGTGTCGTGCTGTCGGGCGCAAACGGGGCCGCGGGCGAGATCGGCTACAACCTGCTCGCGCCCCAGGACACCGATGGCTTCGCCAGCGGCTCCGCGCCGCTGGAGGAAGCCGTGGGTGGGCGGGGGCTGGGCCGCCGGGCCGCGGAGCTGCTCGGTCGCCCGGTGACGGCTGCATCGCTGTTCGCGCTGGCTCGGGAGAACACGCAGGCGAAGGAACTGGTCACGTCGGCGCTGGACGAGTTGTCCATGCACGTCGCCAACCTGGCGATCGCGTTCGATCCCTCGCGGATCGCCGTGGGTGGCGGACTCGTCCGGTCGGCCGACGTGTTGCTGCCGGCTCTGCGCGATCGGCTGGCGGGCGCGGTGCCGTTCCCGCCGGAGCTGGTGGCGGCCCGGTTCGACCAGGACGCGTCGTTGCTCGGCGCGGTGGCTCTGGCCATGCGGCTGGGTACCGGGGGATAG